A genomic stretch from Frigoribacterium sp. PvP032 includes:
- a CDS encoding tetratricopeptide repeat protein, with amino-acid sequence MSQHDSNPGSATGSTRPRSVPPGSDAPSGRTSRPVPGVEPISLRAAVDVRTAEARLAALGQSRSTSALGERADLLRTLGRLDEALAIAEEAFRLAHFTGDRADSTAARIRRAHVLREQGKLERALGDLHTSRITASTEEWRVLEATAAELEGYTLFDLGRHDESDEVLAVALTAYEQAGAARDRLDALRTVIDGLMRAAHDAPAHARETGSITPIGLAPTGAHAAVASPPEEGDTNPTGLPRVDGGSGASSASAGHGEQGEGGGQQSPTAADSFAGRAPAAAPAASSERPAPHAQAAPAAQAQAQAPAPIEPALAAAMRIDPGDAPAASSAPAAPSEPVLDKPSTRADTSLWGKISSLAANAAGHRDRDGERAVVVDAPAVDDEGDEPRRGTTGVTGVTGAVDGLPRDDEPTTWPFPAR; translated from the coding sequence ATGAGCCAGCACGACTCGAACCCCGGATCAGCCACCGGCAGCACCCGCCCCCGCAGCGTGCCGCCGGGCTCCGACGCGCCCTCGGGCCGCACCTCCCGTCCGGTCCCCGGCGTCGAGCCGATCAGCCTCCGTGCCGCGGTCGACGTGCGGACCGCCGAGGCCCGTCTCGCGGCCCTCGGCCAGAGCCGCAGCACCTCCGCCCTGGGAGAGCGAGCCGACCTGCTCCGCACCCTCGGCCGCCTCGACGAGGCCCTGGCCATCGCAGAGGAGGCGTTCCGCCTCGCCCACTTCACCGGCGACCGTGCCGACTCCACGGCGGCGCGCATCCGTCGCGCCCACGTCCTCCGCGAGCAGGGCAAGCTCGAGCGGGCGCTCGGCGACCTGCACACCAGCCGCATCACCGCCTCCACCGAGGAGTGGCGCGTGCTCGAGGCCACCGCCGCCGAGCTCGAGGGCTACACGCTCTTCGACCTGGGCCGCCACGACGAGAGCGACGAGGTGCTCGCCGTAGCGCTGACGGCCTACGAGCAGGCCGGCGCCGCCCGCGACCGGCTCGACGCGCTCCGCACCGTGATCGACGGGCTGATGCGCGCCGCCCACGACGCGCCCGCGCACGCTCGAGAGACCGGCTCGATCACGCCGATCGGCCTGGCCCCGACGGGTGCCCACGCGGCCGTGGCCTCGCCGCCGGAGGAGGGCGACACGAACCCGACCGGTCTGCCCCGCGTCGACGGCGGGTCGGGCGCGTCGTCCGCGTCAGCAGGTCACGGCGAGCAGGGCGAAGGAGGCGGGCAGCAGTCCCCGACGGCCGCCGACTCGTTCGCCGGCCGGGCCCCCGCAGCTGCGCCTGCCGCCTCCTCGGAGCGCCCGGCTCCTCACGCCCAGGCTGCTCCCGCGGCGCAGGCGCAGGCGCAGGCTCCTGCCCCGATCGAGCCGGCCCTCGCCGCGGCGATGCGGATCGATCCTGGTGACGCGCCCGCCGCCTCCTCGGCGCCTGCCGCCCCGTCTGAGCCGGTGCTCGACAAGCCGTCGACCCGTGCCGACACGAGCCTCTGGGGCAAGATCTCGAGCCTCGCCGCGAACGCCGCCGGTCACCGTGACCGCGACGGCGAGCGTGCCGTCGTCGTCGACGCACCCGCGGTCGACGACGAGGGCGACGAGCCCCGTCGCGGCACGACCGGCGTCACCGGGGTCACGGGCGCCGTCGACGGACTCCCGCGCGACGACGAGCCGACCACCTGGCCGTTCCCGGCTCGTTGA
- a CDS encoding SprT-like domain-containing protein, with protein sequence MADLERVRRWADALIALHLDPAVWSFGFDAAKTRAGLCDYGKKRITVSRHLAGRYDDDEIHQVLLHEVAHAVAGSRAGHGPRWKSVATELGYVGGRLHDGAIASELAPWVGVCAAGHEHFRYREPKRPLACGRCSRRYDPAHLITWTKRAV encoded by the coding sequence GTGGCCGACCTCGAGCGGGTCCGGCGCTGGGCCGACGCCCTGATCGCCCTGCACCTCGACCCTGCCGTCTGGAGCTTCGGCTTCGACGCGGCCAAGACCCGTGCCGGGCTCTGCGACTACGGCAAGAAGCGGATCACCGTCTCGCGGCACCTCGCGGGGAGGTACGACGACGACGAGATCCACCAGGTGCTGCTGCACGAGGTCGCGCACGCCGTCGCCGGGTCGCGGGCGGGCCACGGTCCGCGCTGGAAGAGCGTCGCCACCGAGCTCGGCTACGTCGGCGGGCGCCTGCACGACGGGGCGATCGCGTCCGAGCTGGCCCCGTGGGTCGGAGTCTGCGCCGCCGGGCACGAGCACTTCCGCTACCGGGAGCCGAAGCGGCCCCTCGCCTGCGGCCGCTGCTCGCGCCGGTACGACCCGGCGCACCTCATCACCTGGACCAAGCGCGCGGTCTGA